A stretch of the uncultured Cohaesibacter sp. genome encodes the following:
- a CDS encoding YcaO-like family protein: protein MTTEFLYSGIRSFRNCTPGETFQKVSPYFSRLGITRVASQTGLDRVGIPVWCAYSPNARAIVIAQGKGADDECARTSATMEAVERIVATQPDCEKRSATQAQLQSEGHDVHPMKCLLTIGNQPVDPDETIHWAKTTNLLTQCPTWVPFDAVSFDRTAHAPRFWHSSDGLASGNSWAEAVLHGLLERVERDALTLWAVTAPAKRLSKRIDPHSLHDAELQAMLQSIDEAGLDIALFDISSDLDVACISALLAPKKRVPGSLRHVDVTMGAGASPFPLIAASRAISETVQSRMTFIAGARDDLLPSTFTQPANPITLKAFDAPFGQTLDGMPVMDVRDSETALERLVAHLAERDIDELYAVDIGPDWLPVSVAKVFAPQLENPDGDRKVRFGSRALLRSLQ, encoded by the coding sequence ATGACCACTGAATTTCTTTATTCGGGAATAAGATCTTTCCGAAACTGCACGCCTGGAGAGACCTTTCAAAAGGTCTCTCCATATTTTTCGCGCCTTGGAATCACACGGGTTGCGAGCCAGACCGGCCTTGACCGGGTTGGCATTCCGGTCTGGTGCGCCTACTCCCCCAACGCACGGGCAATCGTGATCGCGCAAGGCAAAGGGGCAGACGATGAATGCGCCCGCACATCGGCGACAATGGAAGCGGTGGAGCGGATCGTTGCCACCCAGCCCGATTGTGAGAAACGCAGTGCCACACAGGCTCAGTTGCAGTCTGAGGGCCATGACGTTCACCCGATGAAGTGCCTCTTGACCATCGGCAATCAACCGGTTGATCCCGATGAGACCATCCATTGGGCCAAAACCACCAATCTTCTGACCCAATGCCCCACATGGGTGCCGTTTGATGCGGTCAGTTTTGACCGCACCGCGCATGCCCCGCGCTTCTGGCATTCCTCGGACGGTCTGGCGTCGGGCAACAGTTGGGCGGAAGCCGTGCTGCACGGTTTGCTGGAGCGTGTCGAACGGGACGCCCTGACCCTGTGGGCCGTCACCGCACCAGCCAAACGCCTGAGCAAGCGGATCGATCCTCACAGTCTGCATGATGCTGAGTTGCAGGCGATGCTGCAAAGCATCGATGAGGCAGGGCTGGACATCGCGCTATTTGACATTTCGAGCGATCTTGACGTCGCCTGTATTTCGGCGCTTCTGGCTCCCAAGAAGCGGGTGCCGGGATCGTTGCGCCATGTGGATGTCACCATGGGGGCTGGCGCCTCGCCCTTCCCGCTGATTGCCGCCTCGCGGGCAATCTCGGAGACCGTGCAATCGCGCATGACATTCATTGCAGGTGCACGGGACGACTTGTTGCCGAGCACCTTCACCCAGCCCGCCAACCCGATCACGCTCAAAGCCTTTGACGCGCCCTTTGGCCAGACCCTTGATGGAATGCCGGTGATGGATGTGCGCGACAGCGAGACGGCACTTGAGCGTCTCGTGGCCCATTTGGCCGAGCGGGATATCGATGAATTGTATGCAGTGGATATCGGGCCGGACTGGCTTCCCGTCAGTGTTGCAAAGGTTTTTGCACCGCAATTGGAAAATCCAGACGGCGATCGCAAGGTGCGATTTGGCAGCCGTGCCCTGTTACGGAGTTTGCAATGA
- a CDS encoding TfuA-like protein: MKVVFVGPSLPDAQAHAADELVVRPPACQGDVMQALKEGATAIGLIDGQFEFVAPVWHKELLFALSEGKPVYGAASMGALRAAECAAFGMIGIGKIFDDYFSGQRIDDADVALVHSPAELGYFAMTIPLVNVDATLDEAMAKGLLSHEQGNSLAGAARALFFKDRTWKAMATLAEMDWPVLEQIISQAHVDQKRLDAIALMERMRASQDLTAPAVEWQFNATPLWRKLYS, encoded by the coding sequence ATGAAGGTGGTATTTGTCGGGCCAAGCTTACCCGATGCGCAAGCCCATGCGGCGGATGAACTGGTCGTGCGTCCACCGGCCTGTCAGGGCGACGTGATGCAAGCGCTCAAGGAAGGTGCCACGGCCATTGGCCTGATTGACGGGCAGTTTGAATTTGTCGCTCCGGTCTGGCACAAGGAGTTGCTTTTTGCCCTGTCCGAAGGCAAGCCGGTCTACGGAGCAGCCAGCATGGGAGCCTTGCGGGCTGCGGAATGTGCAGCCTTTGGCATGATTGGCATCGGCAAGATTTTTGACGACTATTTTAGCGGCCAACGTATTGATGATGCTGATGTTGCGCTTGTTCATAGCCCGGCAGAACTTGGCTATTTCGCCATGACCATACCGTTGGTCAATGTTGATGCAACGCTTGATGAAGCCATGGCCAAGGGGCTGCTATCCCATGAGCAGGGCAATTCGCTGGCCGGTGCTGCGCGGGCGTTGTTTTTCAAGGACCGTACTTGGAAAGCGATGGCAACTCTTGCCGAGATGGACTGGCCGGTTCTTGAGCAGATCATCAGCCAGGCGCATGTGGATCAAAAGCGCCTTGATGCCATCGCCTTGATGGAGCGGATGCGTGCCAGCCAAGACCTCACTGCCCCTGCTGTCGAGTGGCAATTCAATGCAACGCCTTTATGGCGAAAGTTGTATTCCTAA
- a CDS encoding cation:proton antiporter family protein, which produces MFEVFAIGTAFLFGLIAKKVALPPLVGFLAAGFCINWLGPENGIPAETGAILDYIANLGVLLLLFTIGLKLKLRQITEPHVLGGALLHFALSVAIFAPIVRLFFADDWLNAVLIGIAVAFSSTVLSAKLLETRHEMGTFHGRTAIGILVMQDIIALVVLAIFAGKVPGPWALLIFAAPLLRPLLYKLLDFAGHDEVLVLTGMLLSLVIGGAGFQAIGLKGEIGALVMGLLLSNHPRASELSESLWALKEIFLVGFFLSIGMSGLPDWHALLFAVGMGLLLPLKGALFFFILILFKLRARTSFIAALSLTAYSEFGLIVAAGIPAVEPYLVPLAITVSVSFLIAAPLNYFAHPLFERYGAYLQPFERESRHPDEVPKDLGEADVLIFGMGRTGSAAYEELVDNDRHPIGLDADIYKVEAHEEAGRNVIFADAEDCNFWDGVKLQGVEAVVLAMDDIEAKLIATRMLREHGFEGTIVSHALHADHVDMIHDAGADQTYLSLKEAGRSLAGHAIEEIDPSAEDEQQSSAAEAGPVEMETAKETK; this is translated from the coding sequence TTGTTTGAGGTTTTTGCGATTGGTACGGCCTTTCTTTTCGGCCTTATTGCAAAGAAGGTCGCCTTGCCGCCCCTTGTGGGTTTTCTTGCAGCTGGTTTTTGCATCAATTGGCTTGGACCGGAGAATGGCATTCCCGCAGAAACCGGAGCCATCCTTGATTATATCGCCAATCTGGGCGTCTTGTTGCTCCTCTTCACCATCGGTCTGAAGCTGAAGCTACGCCAGATCACCGAGCCTCATGTGCTTGGCGGTGCCTTGCTCCATTTTGCGCTTTCGGTTGCCATCTTTGCCCCCATTGTCCGCCTGTTCTTTGCAGATGACTGGCTGAACGCGGTGTTGATCGGCATCGCTGTGGCCTTCTCCTCGACGGTTCTGTCCGCCAAGTTACTCGAAACCCGCCACGAAATGGGCACCTTCCATGGGCGCACGGCGATCGGTATTCTGGTCATGCAGGATATCATCGCTCTGGTTGTTTTGGCGATCTTTGCAGGCAAGGTCCCCGGTCCTTGGGCCCTGCTGATCTTTGCAGCCCCCTTGCTGCGCCCCTTGCTCTACAAACTGCTGGATTTTGCCGGGCATGACGAGGTGCTGGTGCTGACCGGCATGCTGCTCAGTCTGGTGATTGGGGGTGCCGGCTTTCAGGCGATTGGTCTGAAGGGGGAAATCGGTGCGTTGGTAATGGGACTGCTCCTGTCCAATCATCCCCGTGCCAGCGAGCTGTCAGAATCCCTCTGGGCCTTGAAGGAAATTTTTCTGGTCGGCTTCTTCCTGTCGATTGGCATGTCCGGCTTGCCAGATTGGCACGCCTTGCTGTTCGCAGTGGGGATGGGGCTGTTGTTGCCGCTGAAAGGGGCCTTGTTCTTTTTCATCCTGATCCTGTTCAAGTTGCGCGCCCGCACCTCTTTCATCGCTGCTCTGTCGCTGACGGCCTACAGTGAGTTCGGCCTGATTGTCGCCGCAGGCATTCCAGCAGTCGAGCCTTATCTCGTGCCTCTTGCCATCACCGTGTCTGTCTCCTTCCTGATTGCGGCCCCGCTCAACTATTTCGCCCATCCGCTCTTTGAACGCTATGGTGCCTATCTTCAGCCATTTGAGCGGGAAAGCAGACATCCCGATGAAGTTCCAAAAGATCTTGGCGAGGCAGATGTCTTGATCTTCGGTATGGGTCGCACAGGGTCTGCTGCTTATGAAGAACTGGTCGACAATGACCGCCATCCGATAGGCCTTGATGCCGATATCTACAAGGTAGAGGCCCATGAAGAGGCCGGACGCAATGTCATTTTCGCTGATGCAGAAGACTGTAACTTCTGGGACGGGGTCAAACTTCAGGGTGTTGAAGCGGTCGTCCTGGCGATGGATGATATCGAAGCCAAGCTGATTGCCACCCGGATGCTGCGTGAGCATGGCTTTGAAGGCACCATCGTCAGCCATGCCCTGCATGCAGATCATGTCGATATGATCCATGACGCGGGCGCTGACCAGACCTATTTGTCGCTGAAAGAAGCAGGCCGCAGCCTCGCCGGTCATGCCATAGAAGAAATCGATCCATCCGCGGAAGACGAACAGCAATCAAGCGCAGCAGAGGCTGGACCGGTTGAAATGGAAACAGCGAAGGAAACAAAATAA
- a CDS encoding GNAT family N-acetyltransferase encodes MTQQSIIRPLSEDEVAELINWAKVEGWNPGKEDAAPFYAADPEGFLGHFVDGTLVSGISCVTYGESFGFIGLYITRPDQRGKGYGIKVWNAAMERLKDRVIGLDGVPAQQANYAAMGFDTSYETARWSGLCTFLKDDRIYHVLDIDAEQLTDILAYDAHAFPAPRESFLKSWLSHPRSAFAVTKDDQITGYAVLRECEDGFKLGPLFADDEDSALQLFGAACNACAGAMLHLDVPDHQSQFTDFLTGQGFERGFETARMYKGGQPRLDADRIFAITTLELG; translated from the coding sequence ATGACGCAGCAGAGCATCATCCGCCCCTTGAGCGAAGACGAAGTTGCTGAGCTGATCAACTGGGCCAAGGTGGAAGGCTGGAATCCGGGCAAAGAGGATGCCGCTCCCTTTTATGCAGCCGACCCGGAAGGCTTTCTCGGTCACTTTGTCGATGGCACTCTGGTTTCAGGTATTTCCTGCGTCACCTATGGCGAAAGCTTTGGCTTCATCGGCCTTTACATCACCCGCCCGGACCAGCGTGGCAAAGGCTATGGCATCAAGGTTTGGAACGCTGCCATGGAGCGGCTCAAAGACCGGGTGATCGGGCTTGATGGCGTGCCCGCGCAGCAGGCCAATTATGCCGCAATGGGCTTTGACACAAGCTATGAGACCGCCCGTTGGAGTGGCCTTTGCACTTTTCTCAAAGATGACCGCATCTATCATGTGCTGGACATCGATGCCGAGCAGTTGACCGACATACTCGCCTATGATGCCCATGCCTTCCCGGCTCCGCGAGAAAGCTTCCTGAAGTCATGGTTGTCGCACCCGCGGTCAGCCTTTGCGGTTACCAAAGACGACCAAATCACCGGTTATGCGGTCCTGCGCGAATGCGAGGATGGTTTCAAGCTCGGCCCGCTCTTTGCGGATGACGAGGACAGCGCGTTGCAGCTGTTCGGTGCCGCTTGTAATGCCTGTGCCGGGGCAATGCTGCATCTCGATGTCCCGGACCATCAGAGCCAGTTCACGGATTTTCTCACCGGGCAGGGCTTTGAACGCGGCTTTGAAACCGCCCGCATGTATAAAGGCGGTCAGCCACGCCTTGATGCGGACCGGATCTTTGCCATCACGACCCTGGAGCTGGGTTAA
- a CDS encoding aspartate/glutamate racemase family protein — protein MKLRVINPNTTKSMTATIADAAFKVAASGTDVTAVTSEMGPVSIEGYYDEAFAVPGLLQALAKAEKEGADAAIIACFDDTGLDAARALAPFPVLGICQAALSLASFIAQRYTIITTMERSRIPIEHLVSRYGHAERCKVRAADIPVLSLEDPASNARDRLRSEIATAMKEDRAEAIILGCAGMADLAASLQAEFGLPVIDGVSAAVKQAEALVALDLTTYKVGAYATPIHKPYGGMLASFAPAAIASR, from the coding sequence ATGAAGCTTCGCGTGATCAATCCCAACACCACCAAGAGCATGACCGCAACCATAGCGGATGCAGCTTTTAAGGTCGCGGCCTCTGGAACGGACGTGACGGCAGTCACCTCTGAGATGGGCCCGGTCTCCATCGAAGGCTATTATGATGAGGCTTTCGCGGTGCCCGGCTTGCTTCAGGCGCTGGCCAAGGCCGAGAAAGAAGGCGCAGATGCCGCAATCATCGCCTGCTTTGACGATACCGGGCTTGATGCGGCGCGGGCGCTGGCGCCATTCCCGGTGCTGGGTATTTGTCAGGCGGCCCTGTCTCTCGCGTCTTTCATTGCCCAGCGATACACCATCATCACCACCATGGAACGCTCGCGCATACCGATTGAACATCTGGTCAGTCGCTATGGTCACGCCGAACGCTGCAAGGTGCGGGCCGCAGACATTCCGGTCCTGTCACTCGAAGACCCCGCTTCCAATGCTCGCGATCGCTTGCGCAGCGAAATTGCAACGGCGATGAAGGAAGACCGCGCAGAAGCGATCATTCTGGGCTGTGCCGGGATGGCCGATCTCGCCGCCAGCCTGCAAGCCGAATTTGGTCTGCCGGTGATAGATGGCGTCTCAGCGGCTGTCAAACAGGCCGAAGCTTTGGTCGCCCTCGATCTGACAACCTATAAAGTGGGCGCCTATGCCACCCCAATCCATAAGCCTTACGGCGGCATGTTGGCCTCTTTTGCACCCGCAGCAATTGCGTCTCGATGA
- a CDS encoding ABC transporter permease, with amino-acid sequence MISEKRGREFYILAAFFALFVLFLYGPLSAVFILSFQGPNGGLTFPMNGASFHWFFNLFETQAVGDFGGAFSRSFTLGLMVMVVTVLVSLLTGLAFRRKFRGATALFYLAIASLVVPSIIISLGIGVLFQQLGWQPAWYSSGFGAHLTWTLPFGVLIMFAVFNRFSPSYEEAARDLGASPWQSFRYVLLPMIAPSLIGVGLFGFTLSYDEFARTLMTSGTYNTLPLEIFGMTTNVTTPVLYALGTVTTLFSLLVILSALGLIYYMNKQRGRAKR; translated from the coding sequence ATGATCAGTGAAAAAAGAGGCAGAGAATTCTACATTTTGGCGGCCTTTTTCGCCCTGTTTGTCCTGTTCCTGTATGGCCCTTTGTCGGCGGTCTTCATCCTGTCCTTTCAGGGGCCGAATGGCGGCCTCACCTTCCCTATGAATGGGGCGTCCTTCCATTGGTTCTTCAACCTGTTCGAAACCCAGGCCGTCGGCGACTTCGGTGGCGCCTTCTCCCGTTCCTTCACGCTGGGGCTGATGGTGATGGTGGTCACGGTGCTGGTCTCGCTGCTGACGGGCCTTGCCTTCCGGCGCAAATTCCGTGGTGCCACCGCACTCTTCTATCTCGCCATTGCCAGCCTTGTGGTCCCCTCCATCATCATCTCGCTCGGCATTGGCGTGCTGTTCCAGCAATTGGGCTGGCAACCGGCTTGGTATAGTTCCGGCTTTGGCGCGCATCTGACATGGACCTTGCCATTCGGTGTGCTGATCATGTTTGCCGTCTTTAACCGCTTCTCGCCATCCTATGAGGAAGCGGCCCGTGATCTGGGCGCTTCCCCTTGGCAGAGCTTCCGCTATGTGTTGCTGCCAATGATCGCTCCCAGCCTGATCGGCGTTGGGCTGTTTGGCTTCACTCTGTCGTATGATGAGTTCGCCCGCACCCTGATGACATCGGGCACATACAATACGTTGCCGCTTGAAATTTTCGGCATGACGACCAACGTCACCACCCCGGTTCTCTATGCGCTTGGCACTGTGACGACATTATTCTCGCTGTTGGTGATCCTCTCCGCCCTGGGGCTGATCTACTATATGAACAAACAGCGCGGTCGGGCAAAAAGGTAG
- a CDS encoding ABC transporter permease: MSGTDIKAAKPFFRLGAIASYLQALPLAVILGGFLLLPIAMIVTVSFWDYDFARMYPDFVTFNYAETLGSWVTWKTYLNTIKYAVIVWAITLVIGFWVAYFLAFHVKTATTQTILFLVCTVPFLTSNIIRMISWIPVLGRNGLVNSALVEMGIVPEPVEWLLYSDFAVVLAMVHLYSLFMVTPIFNTLMRIDRSLVEAARDGGASGLQILTNVIIPLAKPGMAIGTIFVVTLVMADFITVQVMSGGQSASVALMMKNEMSLLQYPAAAANAVVLLALVLTMVAGILRIVDIRKEL; the protein is encoded by the coding sequence ATGAGTGGCACAGACATCAAGGCAGCCAAACCCTTTTTTCGTCTCGGCGCAATCGCCTCCTATCTGCAGGCGTTGCCGCTGGCCGTCATTCTGGGGGGCTTTTTGCTGCTGCCCATTGCCATGATCGTCACCGTAAGCTTCTGGGACTATGACTTTGCCCGCATGTATCCCGACTTCGTCACCTTCAACTATGCTGAAACGCTAGGCTCCTGGGTGACATGGAAGACCTATCTCAACACCATCAAATATGCGGTGATTGTCTGGGCGATCACCTTGGTGATTGGTTTTTGGGTGGCCTATTTTCTGGCCTTTCATGTCAAGACCGCCACCACCCAGACCATCCTGTTTCTGGTCTGCACCGTGCCGTTCCTGACCTCCAACATCATCCGGATGATTTCGTGGATCCCGGTGCTCGGGCGCAACGGCCTGGTCAATTCGGCACTGGTCGAGATGGGCATTGTGCCTGAACCGGTTGAATGGCTGCTTTATTCCGATTTCGCCGTCGTGTTGGCGATGGTCCATCTGTATAGCCTCTTCATGGTAACCCCGATCTTCAACACCCTGATGCGCATTGACCGCTCGCTTGTTGAGGCTGCACGCGATGGGGGCGCCTCCGGCTTGCAAATCCTGACCAATGTCATCATTCCGCTGGCCAAGCCCGGCATGGCCATTGGCACCATTTTCGTAGTCACGCTGGTGATGGCCGATTTCATCACCGTTCAGGTTATGTCCGGCGGCCAGAGCGCTTCTGTCGCGCTGATGATGAAAAATGAAATGTCGCTGCTGCAATATCCGGCTGCTGCTGCCAATGCGGTGGTCCTTCTGGCGCTGGTTCTCACCATGGTGGCAGGCATCCTGCGCATCGTCGACATTCGCAAGGAGCTTTGA
- a CDS encoding PotD/PotF family extracellular solute-binding protein: protein MSEKTKKTAGISRRSLIKTGAAAAGLAAGSGAITGFPTIWAKNPITLRQIGTGVSNINAIAKKCKEDLGITLEMTALDSDSAAQRSVTQPNSYDIADIEYWILKKVFPAGVIQPMDTKKLTYYDKIVPLFKTGKLTPDSVIAQGTAPHTVGYVEGPDGKTFAKSETEWFTMVPTIYNADTLGIRPDLVGRDITSWADIMDPAFKGKTSILNIPSIGIMDAAMICEAMGILTYADKGNMTKEEIDTTIEFLMKAKSDGQFRAFWKSFDESVNLMASGEVVIQSMWSPAVAAVRSKGIPCVYQPLKEGYRSWGGGLGLAAHLSGAQLDAAYEYINWYTSGWVGGYLNRQGYYSACMDTAKDYMSDDEWGFWIEGKPAQKDILSPEGKIMEKAGAVRDGGSFTERMGKVACWNSVMDEDRYMVRRWNEFIAS, encoded by the coding sequence ATGTCTGAGAAGACCAAGAAAACCGCAGGCATCAGCCGCCGTAGTCTGATTAAAACCGGCGCTGCTGCTGCTGGTCTGGCCGCCGGTTCGGGTGCCATCACCGGCTTCCCGACCATCTGGGCGAAAAACCCGATCACCCTGCGCCAGATCGGAACAGGCGTCTCCAACATCAATGCGATTGCCAAGAAATGTAAGGAGGATCTGGGTATCACGCTGGAAATGACAGCGCTCGATTCCGACTCTGCTGCTCAGCGCTCGGTTACCCAGCCAAATTCCTACGATATTGCCGATATTGAATACTGGATTTTGAAAAAGGTGTTCCCCGCCGGTGTCATCCAGCCGATGGACACCAAGAAGTTGACCTATTACGACAAAATCGTGCCTCTGTTCAAAACGGGAAAACTGACCCCGGACAGCGTCATCGCACAGGGCACTGCGCCACACACCGTTGGCTATGTCGAAGGCCCGGACGGCAAGACCTTCGCCAAGAGTGAAACTGAATGGTTCACCATGGTTCCGACCATTTACAACGCTGATACCCTTGGCATTCGTCCTGACCTTGTGGGACGCGACATCACCTCTTGGGCCGACATCATGGATCCGGCATTCAAGGGCAAAACCTCGATCCTCAACATCCCGTCCATCGGCATCATGGATGCAGCGATGATATGCGAAGCCATGGGCATCCTCACCTACGCCGACAAAGGCAACATGACCAAGGAAGAGATCGACACCACGATCGAATTCCTGATGAAAGCCAAGTCTGACGGCCAGTTCCGTGCCTTCTGGAAGAGCTTCGATGAATCCGTCAACCTGATGGCATCCGGTGAAGTGGTGATCCAGTCCATGTGGTCTCCTGCTGTTGCTGCCGTTCGCTCCAAGGGCATTCCTTGCGTCTATCAGCCGCTCAAAGAAGGCTATCGCTCATGGGGTGGCGGTCTGGGTCTTGCCGCGCACCTGTCCGGCGCCCAGCTTGATGCCGCTTATGAATATATCAACTGGTACACTTCTGGCTGGGTTGGTGGCTACCTCAACCGTCAGGGCTACTATTCCGCCTGCATGGACACCGCAAAAGACTACATGTCCGACGACGAATGGGGCTTCTGGATCGAAGGCAAGCCTGCCCAGAAAGACATTCTGTCTCCAGAAGGCAAGATCATGGAAAAAGCCGGTGCAGTGCGCGACGGTGGCTCCTTCACAGAACGTATGGGCAAGGTGGCTTGCTGGAACTCGGTCATGGACGAGGACCGCTACATGGTGCGTCGCTGGAACGAATTCATCGCTTCCTAA
- a CDS encoding ABC transporter ATP-binding protein translates to MTNAAEIELASVSKHYGSNVAVDQISLKIKAGSYACLLGPSGCGKSTTLRMIAGHEAISDGDVVLARKVVNDLPPAKRGTAMMFQSYALFPHLDLVDNVAFSLKMKGVDKARRRSEAMEMLKRMELEAFADRRPDQLSGGQQQRVALARALITQPQALLLDEPLSALDPFLKIRMRAELKSLQSSLGMTFVHVTHSQEEAMALADQIVVMSDGKIEQAASPRQIFQKPATPFVARFMGNHNVLSGRLVEADGEEVMIETPGGRFKGLGQHHGDPEQADIAIRTDHVRIVDAVTDAFGFSGVVTNVEDLGATVKVSVQGAGIDVFTIVLRDADFFSRPVKTGEAVHLSWAREDTVVLGHPNVS, encoded by the coding sequence ATGACGAATGCGGCGGAAATCGAACTGGCGTCAGTGTCCAAGCATTATGGCTCGAACGTGGCAGTTGATCAGATCAGTCTGAAAATCAAGGCCGGGTCCTATGCCTGCCTGCTCGGCCCCTCCGGCTGTGGCAAATCAACGACCTTGCGGATGATTGCCGGCCATGAGGCAATCAGCGACGGTGATGTCGTCCTCGCCAGAAAGGTCGTCAATGACCTGCCGCCCGCCAAGCGCGGCACGGCCATGATGTTTCAGTCCTATGCCCTGTTCCCCCATCTTGATCTGGTCGACAATGTCGCCTTCAGCCTCAAGATGAAAGGCGTGGACAAGGCCAGACGCCGGTCCGAAGCCATGGAGATGCTCAAGCGCATGGAGCTTGAGGCTTTTGCCGACCGGCGCCCTGATCAGTTGTCCGGTGGGCAGCAGCAGCGTGTGGCGCTGGCCCGCGCCCTCATCACCCAGCCGCAGGCCCTGTTGCTCGATGAGCCGCTCTCGGCGCTGGATCCGTTTCTGAAAATCCGCATGCGGGCCGAGCTGAAGAGCTTGCAGTCCTCCCTTGGTATGACCTTTGTTCACGTTACCCACTCTCAGGAAGAGGCAATGGCGCTCGCCGATCAGATCGTCGTGATGAGCGATGGCAAGATCGAACAGGCCGCCTCTCCACGCCAGATTTTCCAAAAGCCCGCCACGCCCTTCGTCGCTCGCTTCATGGGCAACCACAATGTGCTGTCCGGCCGTCTGGTCGAAGCGGATGGCGAGGAAGTGATGATTGAAACCCCTGGCGGTCGCTTCAAGGGCCTTGGGCAACACCATGGTGACCCGGAACAGGCCGATATCGCCATTCGCACCGATCATGTCCGCATTGTCGATGCCGTCACTGACGCCTTCGGCTTTTCCGGCGTGGTGACCAATGTCGAAGATCTGGGCGCCACCGTCAAAGTGTCGGTTCAGGGCGCAGGCATTGATGTCTTTACCATCGTCCTCAGAGACGCCGATTTCTTCTCCCGCCCGGTCAAGACCGGCGAGGCGGTTCATCTTTCATGGGCCCGGGAGGACACCGTCGTCCTTGGCCATCCAAACGTTTCCTAG
- a CDS encoding GntR family transcriptional regulator encodes MVMSNLKNLSLDANQEDRATAIRDSLRDAIVDRRLAPGAKLSEAEVGALYDVSRTVARHALQMLTFEGLVTSERNKGAFVSNPSPEEARQIFTSRRLIEAGLIEEAANRMRPADYSAFREQLVKEASLKANHGAQARREEIKASGDFHLMLAEVAGNEILKKFMGELIARSSLVIALYGRTGTSSCGNDDHSGILDALEAGDVAGATQMMLRHIDHIEADLDLRSIDSLSLKEALLQ; translated from the coding sequence ATGGTGATGAGCAATCTCAAGAATCTCAGTCTGGATGCCAACCAGGAAGACCGGGCCACGGCCATCCGCGATTCCTTGCGCGATGCCATTGTGGACCGCAGATTGGCACCCGGTGCCAAATTGTCAGAAGCAGAGGTCGGGGCGCTTTATGATGTCAGCCGAACGGTCGCGCGCCATGCTCTGCAAATGCTGACCTTTGAGGGGTTGGTAACGAGTGAGCGAAACAAAGGCGCTTTTGTATCCAATCCCAGTCCGGAAGAAGCCCGTCAGATTTTCACCTCACGGCGCCTGATCGAGGCAGGACTGATCGAGGAGGCCGCCAACCGGATGCGACCTGCCGATTATTCCGCCTTTCGTGAGCAGTTGGTCAAGGAAGCAAGCCTGAAGGCCAATCATGGCGCGCAGGCGCGACGTGAGGAGATCAAGGCGTCGGGCGATTTTCATTTGATGCTGGCAGAGGTGGCGGGCAATGAAATCCTGAAGAAATTCATGGGTGAGTTGATCGCGCGATCGTCTCTGGTCATTGCCCTTTATGGTCGCACGGGCACGTCAAGCTGCGGCAATGATGATCATTCCGGCATTCTCGATGCCTTGGAAGCCGGGGACGTCGCGGGTGCGACACAAATGATGCTGCGCCATATCGATCATATCGAGGCGGATCTGGACTTACGCTCAATTGACTCCCTGAGCCTCAAGGAAGCTTTGTTGCAATAA
- a CDS encoding BA14K family protein, translated as MKIKQFVMSVLLALSVGIVGLPLKVPGTSLSVSAVSEAQAQRRYRPYRPRYRPRYRPAPRYYRPRYRPRYRPAPRYYRPAPRGCNYRACSARYRSFWPQNCTYQPYNGPRRRCRL; from the coding sequence ATGAAAATCAAACAATTTGTTATGTCCGTTTTGCTTGCCTTGTCGGTTGGCATTGTCGGTTTGCCATTGAAAGTTCCCGGAACCTCGCTGAGCGTATCTGCCGTGTCAGAGGCACAAGCCCAGAGGCGGTATCGACCCTATCGTCCGCGTTATCGTCCGCGCTACCGCCCGGCCCCACGCTACTATCGTCCGCGTTACCGTCCACGCTATCGTCCGGCCCCACGTTATTATCGTCCGGCCCCACGTGGCTGTAACTATAGAGCTTGTTCGGCGCGTTACAGAAGCTTCTGGCCACAGAATTGTACCTATCAGCCGTATAACGGCCCACGCCGTCGCTGCCGTCTGTAA